CGTCACTCGGGAGGTTCGACGGGTCGAACACCGCGGACGGGCTCACAGCTTCTCCTCCGACGCCTGGACGTACACCGCGCCACTGCCGCTCAGCTCCAGCTGGAACGCCTCGCCCGAGCCGCGCCCCACCATGTCGCGCCACCCGAGCGCCGTGGAGAGCTTGTTCCGCACGTCGCCGTGGTGGGCGACGTACGCCTGGGGGTCCACGTGGACCGACCGCCCGGGGGTGATCGGCAGCTCGATCACCCCGCCGTGCGCCATGACGGCGACGGCGCCGTGCCCCTTGAGGGTCGTGGTGAACAGGCCCTGCCCCGTCACCTGGCCGCGCACCATGCCCATGACGCCGCCCTGGGAGCCCATGAACATCGTGCCCTGCTCCAGGGTCCCGTCGAAGGCCAGCAGCCGGTCCGCCTCGACGTACAGGGTGTCCCCGGTCAGCCGG
This portion of the Streptomyces changanensis genome encodes:
- a CDS encoding AIM24 family protein, with product MPFREVNSKMVEATVAPGQRLFSQRGAMLAYRGEVTFTPNTAGGQGGVMAMIGRRVAGEAAPLMTVEGDGTVMFGHGGHHVQVIRLTGDTLYVEADRLLAFDGTLEQGTMFMGSQGGVMGMVRGQVTGQGLFTTTLKGHGAVAVMAHGGVIELPITPGRSVHVDPQAYVAHHGDVRNKLSTALGWRDMVGRGSGEAFQLELSGSGAVYVQASEEKL